The Oncorhynchus nerka isolate Pitt River linkage group LG13, Oner_Uvic_2.0, whole genome shotgun sequence sequence ACCTGAAAGATATAAAATCCTCCTGGTTGGCAAATGTGATAACTCGTCTACTGTCCTCTTTAGGCACTGGGAACAAATACTTGAGGATATTGGAAACCTGATTGAGATTTACTTAGTCAGTGTCAAACATTTGCATACATTACTCAAATAATAAGTCTAAACATTTATTAAGAATTGTTAAGTGTCAAGACTCACCCTCTGGCCAAGTCGTGAGGAGAAGTTGTGAAAGATGAGGTGGGGGTAGGCCTCAGACATGGTTTCAATGTCCGGCACATCATGTCTCATTACCACATTGTAAAGGGTGAAGTATGCAGTTGGTCCAAAAGGTAGGTGGCACACCACCAGGGCATCTATTAATACCACAGGCAATATAAAAGTAGTTATTTTAAGGTTACCTCAATGCAGTGTTTTTATACTTGGAAATAGTCATTATAGTCTACCCAGATCCATTTGTGCACTCTTGCCTACACTATTGCTGTTCTTTTGAAGCCAAACATGTCAAGGAGTGACAAGGAAATAGCACGatatagcacaaacagactggataATTACAACCTTTGTTCGCATTAAACAAACACCTAATATTATTAAACCTAGAGAAATATTAGTGCAGGGCTATGATACTTAATTGAGAGGATTTGGTGTTGGTTATGGATGGGCTTACCTGGCTGTCCTCTGGTTTCATGAACAATGACCAGGTCTGTAACATTGTTGGCTTTACAGGCTTGTACCAGAGCATTGATCTCATGACCTCCCCTGTTCATACGCTGAGCCCCTGGAAAGATCAGCTTCACCTCCTGTCAACAGCAAAAGTTACACACCAGGCACAATTGAAGAGATGTCATTACTGTAAACATACTTTGTGTTAGAGATTGGGCAGAGGACAGACATTTAACAAGAAGGCATCTCTCAATTAACCTTTCTACGATTCCTTAATCCTATCTCCTTGCCTCCTATATTCTCCAAAGCCTTTTTAGGAGGTGAGTAAAGAGGATGCAAGGAATCAAGGAAAGACAAATTGAGATAGGGCCAATATCCTGAGACATATAATGGGGACAGACTTTGACAAACATCTTGAGTCGAGAGCTGGGGTCTCTTGACGTTGTGACCATGACCTTTGGATCCTCCACTCCAGCCCATTTATATTCATCATCCATGTGAGAGCTGACACCTGCACACGCAGAGAAGGTCCCAGTCAGTCACTGGTTTGCTCGTTGTCACGAGCGATATAATATTTACAGTGTATGTGCAGATGCAGAACCTGATGTGTGTAAAAAAACAGAATTATATGGAGAatgtcattctatttctatggaacaaaccttcagctccctcatcGTCATACTCCAGCAATTTCTGTAACTCTACTGCTTCTCTGCGAACCTCCGTAGGGATGAGACGATTGTCTGCGAAAAAAAAGAAGAGTCAAAGTCTCGGAACTAACAAACGTTACCCAAAATGTCACTTATTTTTAAGGCCATGCCTATTGCCATCCTAAAAAAGTATCAAAACATTTCAGATTGTTCATCATTCACCCAATCTTCTGAATTACATGCAATCCTCACCATCAAGAGCAGATTTCAGCTTCTGTTTCTTCTCCTCAATAGTCCGCACTCTGTCCTCCTGGGCCTTCCTATACAGATACTCCCGTCTCAGTCTCGTCTCTCGGCGAAGCTACAATCAGACAAAAACACACCATGTACAGTTGAACGCTAAATTAAAACACCAGGCATAAATCAACATAGTGGCTATCCATTAAACTCATGTAACATAAATAAAACCAACCAAGATCAGTCTAATAAAATCTTGTCCACTTGGCTGTGTTTGGCTagcaaactagctagctagctaacgctaaGAAGCTAGCCAGCATGGTAACCTGGATCAGCAACGTTTAAACAGAGTCCGACATCAAAATATTTGTTTAATTTCTACACTGGAGTCGGAAATAATCTGATGTTTTAAGCAAATATGAGATTATTAAAAGCTAAACAAATGTTCAGTAAATTTACCATTGTGTTGCTTTGCTAACACTCACACGCATGGGAGGCTGTAAGGAAGACACCAACACACTTTTTCATTGGATACGCCAACAGCCAATGGCAGTGAGCAAAACTGTCTAGCTAGATTACACGTTCGCGCAATCGAAAAATAAAAGTCCCAGGTACAAGCCATAAGAAACATTGATTGAACCAAATATTGGAAATTCATTAGCATTTAACGTTCGCATATTTGAGTCATTAGCTGTTTTTTATTTTCACAGATATCAAGACAGCTTCCATTCACATTTCTAAATGTGTACTAAGCTATCCTATATTTGCCTATTAAACATTCACAACTTTTAATTATATGATTCAATGTGATTAAATCAACCCAAATATgcaaaaacaagaagaagaaaaCAAGCGCTCTCTCTATTAGGCTCGATATATTTGGTTGGCCATTTTCTGACATGCCCCTCTCAGACACTGACATACGCTGACAAAACGACCTTCTGCTCAGTTTTACCTCATATTTTGAACATTCAACATTCAACAACATAAATGATTCTACTGA is a genomic window containing:
- the LOC115140271 gene encoding U3 small nucleolar ribonucleoprotein protein IMP4; this translates as MRLRRETRLRREYLYRKAQEDRVRTIEEKKQKLKSALDDNRLIPTEVRREAVELQKLLEYDDEGAEGVSSHMDDEYKWAGVEDPKVMVTTSRDPSSRLKMFVKEVKLIFPGAQRMNRGGHEINALVQACKANNVTDLVIVHETRGQPDALVVCHLPFGPTAYFTLYNVVMRHDVPDIETMSEAYPHLIFHNFSSRLGQRVSNILKYLFPVPKEDSRRVITFANQEDFISFRHHTYKKTDHKNVELSEVGPRFEMKLYMIKLGTLENEATADVEWRHHSYTHTAKKRKFLSVE